From the genome of Candidatus Methylopumilus rimovensis, one region includes:
- the lptF gene encoding LPS export ABC transporter permease LptF: MLFKTSLKKELLTNSITALLILISIVMAQRISFYLRFASKGYIPNDSIKTILGLNLIKYSPLLLSLSIFLAVLLTLSRWYRDHEMIIWLSSGMSLAKIIKPISSFALPAVFMVGFLSLFLNPWAVRTADQYKSQLKSRDEMASINPGTFKESKSSDRIFYVESFDELGSAVKNIFVQTKQHNKLGVVVANNAHREISSKGDNYIILQKGRRYEGVPNTKEFSTTEFDQYGILTAQQSVEPYTESIDSKNLSDVIKSSSFEDRLELQWRIASPIACILLVFLAIPLSFTNPRAGRSLNIIFAVLIFIIYNNLLAVMNTLITLKKVNIVIGFWPIHLIFLLAAIYLTYRRSMNQPLFSFRKAS, encoded by the coding sequence ATGTTATTTAAAACTTCGTTAAAAAAAGAACTTCTTACCAATTCAATTACGGCACTTTTAATACTTATAAGTATTGTGATGGCCCAAAGAATTTCATTCTATCTTAGATTCGCAAGTAAGGGCTATATCCCCAATGACTCTATAAAAACAATTCTTGGTCTTAACCTTATCAAATATTCACCACTTCTATTATCTCTTTCTATTTTCTTAGCAGTGCTTCTTACACTATCTCGTTGGTATCGAGATCATGAAATGATCATTTGGCTTAGTTCGGGCATGAGCCTGGCAAAAATTATTAAGCCTATTTCTTCATTTGCGCTGCCAGCCGTATTTATGGTGGGCTTTCTTTCTCTTTTTTTAAATCCTTGGGCGGTGAGAACAGCTGATCAATATAAAAGTCAATTAAAGAGTCGTGATGAAATGGCTAGTATTAATCCAGGGACATTTAAAGAATCAAAAAGTTCTGATCGGATATTTTATGTTGAGAGTTTTGATGAGTTAGGAAGTGCTGTAAAAAATATATTTGTTCAGACAAAACAACATAACAAACTTGGCGTTGTTGTTGCTAACAATGCTCACCGAGAAATTTCAAGCAAAGGTGACAACTATATCATTTTACAGAAAGGTCGAAGATATGAGGGCGTTCCTAACACAAAAGAGTTCTCTACGACTGAGTTTGATCAGTATGGTATTTTAACAGCCCAACAGTCAGTTGAACCTTACACAGAAAGTATTGACAGCAAAAACCTTTCCGATGTAATTAAATCTAGCTCATTTGAGGATCGCCTAGAATTGCAATGGAGAATTGCCTCTCCCATCGCATGCATTTTATTAGTTTTTTTAGCCATTCCTCTAAGCTTTACAAATCCTCGAGCAGGACGATCTCTTAATATCATTTTTGCTGTACTTATTTTTATAATCTACAACAATCTCTTAGCCGTTATGAACACATTAATTACTTTAAAAAAAGTTAATATTGTTATTGGCTTCTGGCCAATTCACCTAATCTTTCTTCTCGCAGCTATTTATTTAACCTATAGGCGATCAATGAATCAGCCATTATTCAGTTTTAGGAAAGCGTCTTAA
- the lptG gene encoding LPS export ABC transporter permease LptG, with protein MKILNRYLNLELAIPIFWVMIGIIGILSFFDFIQEINDLGKGTYNMLTIFSYVALSIPGHVYEIVPIAVLIGSMYTMGQLSENSELTVIRSSGFSIKRIAYTLSLTGLFFTLFTFAVGDLVTPVTEKKAQQIKITSKDAIVSQEFKSGLWIKDNNSFINIEHVLPDSSLSEIHIYEFDKTFRLRTITNAKKGSFKNSEWKLDDINQTIFDKDKVSTNSLKSAIWKSLIKPEMMNVLLVSPEKMSSINLINFIKYLKNNKQKVTRYEVALWGKLIYPLASIVMVLFAIPFGFFQERSGGKNLKIFLGILIGIFYQIMNSSFRYIGLLNDWQPLACAIIPTLIFFSVGMVMIYKIEHQ; from the coding sequence GTGAAAATTTTAAATCGCTACCTTAATCTAGAATTAGCCATTCCTATTTTCTGGGTCATGATAGGTATCATAGGCATATTAAGTTTTTTCGACTTCATTCAGGAAATTAATGATTTAGGAAAAGGCACATACAATATGCTTACCATTTTTAGTTATGTTGCTCTTAGTATTCCTGGACATGTTTATGAAATTGTTCCCATTGCGGTGCTTATTGGATCGATGTATACCATGGGGCAGCTTTCTGAAAATTCTGAATTGACTGTCATTCGATCTAGCGGATTTTCAATAAAACGTATTGCATATACTTTATCTCTTACAGGATTATTTTTTACATTATTTACATTTGCTGTAGGGGATCTTGTAACTCCAGTAACAGAAAAAAAAGCGCAGCAAATAAAAATTACCTCTAAAGATGCAATTGTTTCGCAAGAATTTAAATCTGGTCTATGGATAAAAGATAATAATAGTTTTATTAATATAGAGCATGTTTTGCCTGACTCAAGCCTATCTGAAATTCACATTTATGAATTTGATAAAACTTTTCGTTTAAGAACAATTACAAATGCCAAAAAAGGAAGTTTTAAAAACTCCGAATGGAAGCTTGATGATATTAATCAAACAATCTTTGATAAAGATAAGGTTTCAACTAATTCACTTAAAAGCGCAATTTGGAAATCACTTATCAAACCTGAAATGATGAATGTACTTCTTGTTTCGCCAGAAAAAATGTCATCAATCAACCTTATTAATTTTATTAAATACCTGAAAAATAATAAGCAAAAAGTTACAAGGTATGAAGTGGCTTTATGGGGAAAATTAATTTATCCCCTGGCTTCTATTGTAATGGTTTTATTTGCTATTCCATTTGGATTTTTTCAAGAGCGCTCAGGTGGTAAAAATCTAAAAATTTTCTTAGGTATTTTAATAGGTATCTTTTATCAAATTATGAATTCATCTTTTAGATATATTGGGCTTCTAAATGACTGGCAGCCTCTAGCTTGCGCGATTATACCCACGCTTATTTTCTTCTCTGTTGGGATGGTGATGATTTATAAAATCGAACATCAATAA
- a CDS encoding RDD family protein has translation MNTKNPPLKRVYGSLVYELFALVPIWMIAGFIFIFFFDTFFGSYQKLIFQIYLWFIAGVYFTYCWTKSGQTLAMMVWKLKIISPHGSLTRKLAWRRYIYATLGTLMGGISFLWALTNKKNLYLHDQILNYYFIDVRFYKSSPSQQRRK, from the coding sequence GTGAATACAAAAAATCCCCCACTCAAGAGAGTTTATGGTTCTTTAGTTTATGAATTATTTGCTCTTGTACCAATATGGATGATCGCAGGATTTATTTTTATATTTTTTTTTGACACATTTTTTGGATCATATCAAAAATTAATATTTCAAATTTATTTATGGTTTATCGCTGGAGTTTATTTTACTTATTGTTGGACAAAATCAGGCCAGACTCTTGCAATGATGGTGTGGAAATTAAAAATTATATCCCCTCACGGATCTTTAACAAGAAAGTTAGCATGGAGGCGCTATATATATGCAACTTTAGGCACCCTCATGGGAGGCATAAGTTTTTTATGGGCACTAACCAATAAAAAAAATTTATATCTTCATGATCAAATTTTGAATTATTATTTTATTGATGTTCGATTTTATAAATCATCACCATCCCAACAGAGAAGAAAATAA
- a CDS encoding sodium:calcium antiporter encodes MIFLKLSFMLLVILVSAEIFTNALEHLGEKLKISEGVTGSVFAAIGTALPETLVPLLALLSPHGDIETNHQVGVGAILGAPLMLSTLTMFIMAASVIGHRGFEGHLKPEKTGLIRDLNFFIISFVFAGIALFIPHTSELTRGLIAFLMVFSYFIYILMTIRASKKLVSDGHATEASSPMFMERIGCPNNFLVIAIQLFVGLALLIFGAKGFIYGVEEASSVLGISALILSMLIIPIATELPEKVNSIFWIRKGKDTLAFGNITGAMVFQGTLLPAIGILLTPWEPRQEVYLCILITLISSLWIRALIQKSNIKVWHLGINGIFYSLYLYFALH; translated from the coding sequence ATGATCTTCTTAAAGTTATCTTTCATGTTATTAGTTATTCTAGTCTCAGCTGAGATATTTACCAATGCGCTTGAGCATTTGGGTGAGAAATTAAAAATTTCTGAGGGTGTGACAGGTTCAGTTTTTGCAGCGATAGGAACTGCGCTTCCTGAGACATTGGTCCCACTATTAGCACTTTTGTCGCCACATGGAGATATCGAAACTAATCATCAAGTTGGGGTAGGCGCAATTTTAGGCGCTCCGCTCATGCTCTCTACCCTAACAATGTTTATTATGGCTGCATCTGTAATTGGGCATCGAGGTTTTGAGGGACATTTAAAGCCTGAAAAAACTGGATTAATTAGAGATCTAAATTTTTTTATAATCTCATTTGTCTTTGCTGGAATAGCTTTATTTATTCCTCATACATCTGAGCTCACTAGAGGGCTGATAGCCTTTTTAATGGTTTTTTCTTATTTCATTTATATTTTAATGACAATAAGAGCGTCAAAAAAACTTGTAAGCGATGGTCACGCTACGGAAGCATCAAGTCCAATGTTTATGGAAAGAATTGGATGCCCAAATAATTTTCTAGTTATTGCTATACAGCTATTTGTTGGCTTGGCTTTGTTGATATTCGGAGCGAAGGGTTTTATTTATGGAGTTGAAGAAGCTTCATCTGTTTTAGGAATTTCTGCTCTTATTTTATCTATGTTAATTATTCCGATAGCTACCGAGCTTCCAGAAAAAGTGAATAGTATTTTTTGGATACGAAAAGGTAAAGATACCCTCGCTTTTGGAAATATAACTGGTGCCATGGTATTTCAAGGAACACTCTTACCTGCAATAGGCATCCTCTTAACGCCTTGGGAGCCGAGACAAGAAGTGTATTTATGTATTCTTATAACACTAATATCTTCCTTATGGATTAGAGCTCTTATCCAGAAATCAAATATAAAAGTATGGCATCTGGGCATAAATGGAATTTTTTATTCCTTATACCTTTATTTTGCACTTCATTGA
- the ampD gene encoding 1,6-anhydro-N-acetylmuramyl-L-alanine amidase AmpD, which produces MLEPVIINDAGFANKAKIILSPNFDSRPNKFNVSLIVIHNISLPPGIYGGNNIFDLFTNKLNPDDHEYFRSIANLKVSSHFLIRRDGSLFQFVSCLERAWHAGESSWNQINNCNDFSIGIELEGSDYDAFEAKQYDCLNELIESLIKEYPIKDIKGHSDIAPSRKTDPGPYFEWSKIKTYFNQLPNKD; this is translated from the coding sequence ATGCTTGAACCTGTAATAATAAATGATGCTGGATTTGCAAATAAAGCAAAAATTATATTATCGCCCAATTTTGATAGCCGGCCGAATAAGTTCAATGTGAGTTTAATTGTAATTCATAATATTAGTCTTCCGCCTGGAATTTACGGGGGGAATAATATTTTTGATTTGTTTACAAATAAACTGAACCCTGATGATCATGAATACTTTAGATCTATTGCGAATCTAAAAGTATCCTCTCACTTCTTGATTAGGCGGGATGGTTCGCTTTTTCAGTTTGTGTCTTGTCTAGAACGAGCTTGGCATGCTGGTGAATCTAGCTGGAATCAAATTAATAATTGTAATGATTTTTCAATTGGTATTGAGCTAGAAGGAAGCGATTATGATGCCTTTGAAGCGAAACAATATGACTGTCTTAACGAATTAATCGAATCCTTAATTAAAGAATATCCTATTAAAGACATTAAAGGACATTCTGACATTGCACCATCTAGGAAAACGGATCCAGGCCCTTATTTTGAATGGAGTAAAATAAAAACCTACTTTAATCAATTGCCAAATAAAGATTAA
- a CDS encoding dicarboxylate/amino acid:cation symporter, whose protein sequence is MKHTTNHQILIGVFVGLLIGLYIKLNPYAIGTDSIIYVADLIADIFVSSLKMVLIPVIFFSISVGIANLSGHKQSSRIWVLTFSFFFISMALAIILGLGSMNLFEPGRGISLSIFSEQLNNFHLTSIPLSGFIKQFLSSIFVNPFKAMTEGNILGVITFSILVGFAIAKGGKEFFEVKKIFNGLLGITMKIVSWIVKFSPYGVSALIIKLVSQQSPDLFITLSKFIIVIIGMTLFHGIVILPLLLYFFTKINLFILWQGAREAIMTAFATSSSSATIPITLRAVEKNLKVKSDIAGFVIPIGATMNMDGTALYEASAALFIANLSGIDLSIGQQIIVFFTAMIGAIGAPGIPSAGMVTMAMVLQSVGLPLEALAILLPIDRLLDTFRTAVNVEGDIVVSLIVQKLVRKN, encoded by the coding sequence ATGAAGCATACGACAAATCATCAGATTTTAATTGGGGTTTTCGTTGGTTTATTGATTGGCCTGTATATCAAGCTCAATCCTTATGCTATTGGGACTGATTCAATTATTTATGTGGCTGATCTTATTGCAGATATATTCGTCTCTTCTCTAAAGATGGTATTAATTCCAGTAATATTCTTTTCCATATCTGTAGGTATAGCTAATCTAAGTGGACATAAGCAGTCATCAAGAATTTGGGTTTTAACATTTTCGTTTTTTTTCATTTCCATGGCTCTTGCAATTATATTGGGACTTGGATCAATGAACTTATTTGAGCCAGGACGAGGTATATCTTTGTCTATCTTTAGTGAGCAATTAAATAATTTTCACCTAACTTCAATTCCCCTGTCTGGATTCATTAAACAATTTCTTAGTAGTATTTTTGTTAATCCATTCAAAGCAATGACTGAAGGAAATATTTTAGGGGTTATTACATTTTCGATATTAGTAGGATTTGCAATTGCAAAAGGTGGAAAAGAGTTTTTTGAGGTAAAAAAGATATTCAATGGTTTATTAGGGATCACTATGAAGATAGTATCTTGGATTGTAAAATTTTCTCCTTACGGCGTTTCGGCTCTTATTATTAAATTAGTCTCTCAACAATCGCCCGATTTATTTATTACACTATCAAAATTTATAATAGTAATTATTGGCATGACGCTTTTTCATGGAATAGTTATTTTGCCTTTGCTGCTTTATTTTTTTACAAAAATAAATTTATTTATATTGTGGCAAGGTGCCCGAGAGGCAATTATGACCGCCTTTGCAACCAGCTCTAGCAGCGCGACAATTCCAATTACTTTAAGGGCTGTTGAAAAAAATTTAAAAGTTAAATCTGATATTGCTGGATTTGTTATACCCATAGGGGCAACCATGAACATGGATGGTACGGCCCTTTATGAGGCTTCCGCCGCTTTATTTATTGCAAATCTCTCTGGTATCGACTTAAGTATAGGGCAGCAAATTATCGTTTTCTTTACAGCGATGATAGGTGCGATTGGCGCGCCGGGCATACCAAGTGCTGGAATGGTAACCATGGCTATGGTATTACAGTCTGTTGGACTTCCTTTGGAAGCGCTTGCTATTTTATTGCCAATCGATCGTTTACTTGACACATTTAGAACCGCAGTAAATGTAGAGGGGGATATCGTCGTAAGTTTAATTGTGCAGAAATTAGTACGTAAGAATTAA
- a CDS encoding RsmB/NOP family class I SAM-dependent RNA methyltransferase, with the protein MLNLNLIQHCANILGEILDFHGPADMKLSNYYRDHGELGQKDRGEIAECIYGIIRRLRFLKKLNEDDLNYKKLVIAWLIKIEGRSIRDLEHGLSKEEIEWAKSLKSRDTEKYTWPEKLSLPDWLWGLLVEQYGIEEAVLLGRSFLEPAKLDIRVNTIKMTRDELIKLLTKEVTDIEVMKYSPTGIRIPRGTSLSRNPLFIEGKIEVQDESSQILSFVIDAKRGMMVADFCAGAGGKSLAVGAIMKNTGRIYAYDISEKRIINLGKRLKKSGLSNLFAQKIKNEKDAKLKKLNGKFDRVLADVPCSGTGTFRRNPDLKWKNSMQDLDELNVKQLAILEEAKKLVKKEGRLIYSTCSLLKRENESIVESFLKNNKNFRSISVDEILIKNQVPLSTGNFLKLTPLHQKTDGFFAAVLQRID; encoded by the coding sequence ATGCTTAACCTAAATTTAATACAACATTGCGCAAATATTTTAGGAGAAATATTAGACTTTCATGGGCCTGCAGATATGAAATTAAGCAACTATTATAGAGATCATGGCGAGCTTGGACAGAAAGACAGAGGAGAGATTGCTGAATGCATCTATGGCATTATTAGGCGACTCAGATTTTTAAAAAAACTAAATGAAGACGATCTTAACTACAAAAAGCTTGTAATTGCTTGGCTAATAAAAATTGAAGGCAGAAGTATTCGTGACTTAGAGCATGGGTTAAGTAAAGAAGAAATCGAATGGGCTAAATCATTAAAATCAAGAGATACAGAAAAATATACATGGCCAGAAAAATTGAGTTTACCTGATTGGCTTTGGGGTTTATTAGTTGAGCAGTATGGTATTGAAGAAGCAGTACTTTTGGGCAGAAGTTTTCTTGAGCCAGCCAAACTAGATATAAGAGTAAATACTATAAAAATGACTAGAGATGAACTAATTAAATTGCTTACAAAAGAAGTAACTGATATTGAAGTCATGAAATACTCGCCCACAGGAATCAGAATTCCCAGAGGAACATCATTAAGCCGAAATCCATTGTTCATTGAAGGAAAAATTGAGGTTCAAGATGAAAGCAGTCAAATATTAAGCTTTGTTATAGATGCAAAAAGAGGAATGATGGTTGCAGATTTTTGTGCTGGCGCAGGCGGTAAGAGTCTAGCAGTAGGCGCAATTATGAAAAATACTGGACGGATATATGCTTATGATATTTCTGAAAAAAGGATTATTAATTTAGGTAAGCGATTAAAAAAATCTGGATTATCGAACTTATTCGCGCAAAAAATAAAAAATGAAAAAGATGCCAAATTAAAAAAATTAAATGGTAAGTTTGATCGAGTACTTGCTGATGTTCCATGCAGTGGAACCGGCACTTTTAGAAGAAACCCAGATTTAAAATGGAAAAATTCTATGCAAGATCTTGATGAGCTTAATGTCAAACAATTAGCTATTCTTGAAGAGGCTAAAAAGCTTGTAAAAAAAGAGGGTCGGTTAATTTATTCTACATGTAGTCTTTTGAAGAGAGAGAATGAGTCTATTGTTGAGAGTTTCTTAAAAAATAATAAGAATTTTAGATCTATTTCTGTTGATGAAATATTAATAAAAAATCAAGTACCTCTTTCTACAGGTAATTTTTTAAAATTAACTCCCCTTCATCAAAAAACAGATGGTTTTTTTGCTGCAGTACTTCAGCGTATAGATTAA
- a CDS encoding DUF3108 domain-containing protein, giving the protein MAIFVSILAHLFLLGGIDLYNPFFLKNSDNPNIVIESHLEAPLKKEEGLTKKKSSTPKKNKQIDNNSNEKKDSSSKDLNQEIQNNELNDTTQSFDKKEIQYKKVVIDYDVRRSLDGSPVGVARTMYFLGENNQYTIKNEVEAKGFVSLFYWNKLKQTSDGILTPEGLKPKNYHYQFGSKIDNFAAFDWESKKIITTTNGKISEFEMLEGSQDMLSFMYQFMFEPPLAKMKIYITNGKNYKPYDYSYIGEEFIETDVDKILTLHIAKFNYNNEERIDLWLAKDYKYLPIKIRKTEKDGSILDQSTKKIEIESLEP; this is encoded by the coding sequence TTGGCCATCTTTGTCTCAATTTTAGCCCATCTTTTTTTATTGGGAGGTATTGATTTATACAACCCATTTTTTTTAAAAAATTCCGACAATCCTAATATTGTTATTGAAAGCCACCTTGAAGCACCTTTGAAAAAAGAAGAAGGATTAACAAAGAAAAAATCATCTACCCCTAAAAAAAATAAGCAGATAGATAATAATTCAAATGAAAAAAAAGACAGTTCATCAAAAGATTTGAATCAAGAGATTCAAAATAATGAATTAAATGACACTACTCAATCTTTTGATAAAAAAGAAATTCAGTATAAAAAAGTAGTTATTGATTATGATGTAAGAAGAAGCTTGGATGGATCGCCTGTAGGTGTTGCAAGAACTATGTATTTCTTAGGAGAGAATAATCAATACACCATCAAAAATGAAGTTGAAGCAAAAGGATTTGTGTCTCTTTTTTATTGGAATAAATTAAAGCAAACAAGTGATGGAATTCTAACTCCAGAGGGCCTGAAGCCAAAAAATTATCATTATCAATTTGGCAGCAAAATTGATAATTTCGCAGCTTTTGATTGGGAGTCTAAAAAAATAATTACCACAACAAATGGAAAAATAAGTGAATTTGAAATGTTGGAAGGCTCACAAGATATGTTAAGTTTCATGTATCAATTTATGTTTGAACCTCCTCTAGCAAAAATGAAAATCTATATTACAAACGGGAAAAATTATAAACCATACGATTATTCATATATTGGAGAGGAATTCATTGAAACTGACGTTGATAAGATTCTAACATTGCATATAGCAAAATTTAATTACAACAATGAAGAAAGAATAGATTTGTGGCTTGCAAAGGACTACAAATACCTTCCTATCAAAATAAGGAAGACAGAAAAAGATGGAAGCATTTTAGATCAGTCTACAAAAAAAATTGAAATCGAGAGTTTAGAGCCTTAA
- a CDS encoding DUF3108 domain-containing protein, with protein MKKLVPFKMWLAFFLFIFNTLVFSKELPNIIELKYELTQNGELLGTVVEKFISDETGKYHIESVTKGIGLYALFGDRVVISEGNISPEGLKPKHLEVHQGNNQSKDAIVDFDWENQILITRYKGAEIKENIENKTQDLISYLYQLNFENYDASIIEFSAATGKKYKKYQFKIVDKKVILPLGDINLETIFMQSIAEKDGKPETQIWLNNKSYKLPIRIRYQEKNGSTLEQNLVQANIDLNGL; from the coding sequence ATGAAAAAATTAGTGCCATTTAAAATGTGGCTAGCATTTTTTTTATTCATATTTAATACATTAGTTTTTTCAAAAGAGCTGCCAAACATTATAGAGTTGAAATATGAGCTAACTCAAAATGGAGAATTGCTAGGCACTGTCGTTGAAAAATTTATATCTGACGAAACAGGAAAATATCATATTGAAAGTGTGACAAAAGGAATTGGTCTCTATGCTTTATTTGGAGATCGTGTAGTGATAAGTGAAGGAAATATTTCACCAGAAGGCTTGAAACCAAAACACCTTGAAGTTCACCAAGGAAATAATCAAAGTAAAGATGCAATTGTAGATTTTGATTGGGAAAACCAAATACTAATCACTCGTTATAAAGGCGCAGAAATAAAAGAAAATATAGAAAATAAAACACAAGATTTAATTAGCTACTTATACCAATTAAATTTTGAAAATTACGATGCTTCAATAATAGAGTTCTCAGCAGCAACAGGTAAAAAATATAAAAAATATCAGTTTAAGATCGTAGATAAGAAAGTGATACTTCCATTGGGAGATATAAATCTTGAGACTATCTTCATGCAAAGCATAGCTGAAAAGGATGGAAAGCCAGAAACTCAAATATGGCTAAACAATAAATCCTATAAATTACCAATTCGCATTCGTTATCAAGAAAAAAATGGTTCAACATTAGAGCAAAATTTGGTGCAGGCGAATATAGATCTCAATGGACTTTGA
- the purM gene encoding phosphoribosylformylglycinamidine cyclo-ligase codes for MNKDDTRKDTQSITYRDAGVDIEAGDQLVERIKPFAKKTMRAEVLGGIGGFGSLFEVPKKYKEPVLVSGTDGVGTKLKLAFELNKHDTVGIDLVAMSVNDILVQGAEPLFFLDYFACGKLDVETASQVIKGIAEGCAQSGCALVGGETAEMPGMYPEGEYDLAGFAVGVVEKSEIINGKKIQSGDAVIGLASSGAHSNGYSLIRKIISNEKADFSGSFDGRTLRDVVMEPTKLYVKSVLKLKEAIKIKGMAHITGGGITENIPRILGEDLMAEIQSSSWPLPKLFQWLQDKGNISNTELYRTFNCGIGMAIVIDKNDVAKAKQVLQESNETVYEIGIIRKRLANEHPTMVI; via the coding sequence TTGAATAAAGATGACACAAGAAAAGATACCCAATCGATCACTTATCGGGATGCAGGGGTGGATATTGAGGCGGGTGATCAACTAGTTGAAAGAATTAAGCCTTTTGCAAAAAAAACCATGCGAGCCGAAGTTTTAGGAGGCATAGGAGGTTTTGGTTCATTATTTGAAGTCCCTAAAAAATACAAAGAACCTGTTCTGGTTTCAGGCACTGACGGAGTAGGTACAAAACTTAAATTAGCATTTGAATTAAATAAACATGACACTGTTGGAATTGATTTGGTTGCTATGAGTGTCAACGATATATTAGTGCAAGGTGCTGAACCCTTATTCTTTCTTGACTATTTTGCATGTGGGAAGCTTGATGTAGAAACAGCATCCCAGGTTATTAAAGGTATTGCGGAAGGTTGTGCACAGTCTGGTTGTGCTCTTGTAGGTGGGGAAACAGCAGAAATGCCTGGTATGTACCCTGAAGGTGAATACGATTTAGCTGGATTCGCAGTAGGCGTTGTAGAAAAAAGTGAAATTATTAATGGTAAAAAAATACAATCTGGTGATGCAGTCATTGGCCTTGCATCTAGCGGGGCGCATTCAAACGGATATTCTTTAATTAGAAAAATTATCAGTAATGAAAAGGCTGATTTCTCAGGTTCTTTTGATGGAAGGACATTAAGAGATGTTGTAATGGAGCCTACCAAGCTCTATGTAAAGTCTGTCCTTAAGCTCAAAGAGGCAATTAAAATTAAAGGTATGGCTCATATTACGGGGGGCGGTATTACTGAAAATATCCCACGTATTTTAGGCGAAGATTTAATGGCAGAAATTCAATCATCAAGCTGGCCATTACCAAAACTTTTTCAATGGCTACAAGATAAAGGAAATATTTCAAATACAGAGCTTTACCGTACATTTAATTGTGGAATAGGTATGGCTATAGTCATTGATAAAAATGATGTTGCCAAAGCAAAGCAAGTCTTGCAAGAATCCAATGAGACAGTTTATGAAATAGGCATCATTAGAAAACGCCTAGCTAATGAGCATCCTACTATGGTGATTTAA
- a CDS encoding HdaA/DnaA family protein — MKQMLLALSPTPRQSFENFVVGQNIEAVHTLKQIISHQLPIQFIYLWGNEGSGKSHLAHIASDHGFIIHDDVHLLDEAGQIELFNTYNRCKDSKQNMLVTGLHSPLQMKLREDLATRLAWGVTYEVIGLSDEEKKLALLKHADERGMKLGMDIIDYCLKYLKRDMPNLFSILEALDQWSLTYKRPITLPLLKEIIEANKI; from the coding sequence ATGAAACAAATGCTATTAGCCCTATCTCCAACGCCAAGACAATCTTTTGAAAATTTTGTAGTTGGTCAAAATATTGAAGCAGTTCACACCTTAAAGCAAATCATCTCTCATCAATTACCCATTCAATTTATATATCTATGGGGCAATGAAGGTTCGGGAAAATCTCATTTGGCTCATATTGCATCAGATCATGGATTTATCATTCATGATGATGTTCATTTGCTTGATGAGGCAGGTCAAATCGAATTGTTTAATACTTACAATCGATGCAAAGATTCCAAACAAAATATGTTGGTCACAGGACTCCACTCTCCCCTCCAAATGAAATTAAGAGAAGATTTAGCAACAAGACTTGCTTGGGGCGTTACTTACGAAGTGATAGGTCTATCCGATGAAGAAAAAAAACTGGCCCTACTAAAACATGCGGATGAAAGAGGTATGAAACTGGGTATGGATATTATTGATTATTGCCTAAAATATCTAAAACGGGATATGCCAAATTTATTTTCTATATTAGAGGCTTTGGATCAATGGTCTTTAACTTATAAAAGACCGATAACACTGCCATTACTTAAAGAAATTATAGAAGCTAATAAAATTTAG